The genomic segment AGATGGCGCGATCGGCTTGACGTTTGTAGACTTCTTTACCGTACCGGACAAGCGCACGGTTTGGATCGATGACTTGTTGCGCCACTTGGATCACATCTGCGCGTTGGGTGGTGTAGACCACGTAGGCTTTGGTTCCGATTTCGATGGGATTACCGAGACGTTTGGAGACATGGCATCCTCGGCAGATTACTCCCAGTTACTAGAAGCTTTGTTAAAACGTTATAAAGAGGCGGAAGTATTGAAATTTGTGCAAGGAAATTGGTTGCGTGTTTTCGGAAACGTGCTACAATAAAGCATGAGGATATTAATGTACCAAGTTCAACATTAAAATTCAGGTCAAAAGTAAGTTGAGTAAAAGCACTTGCAATTTGACATGGACAGGACTACAATTGTTACTGTCTATGCACAGAAATGTCACATCTTATCAGTCTTTTCAAGGTGTGATAGGCAGCTTTTCTCACAGTCACTGAAAGGGTGGAATCTGAATGATTAGTCAACTTTCCTGGAAAGTTGGAGGACAGCAAGGGGAGGGCATCGAGAGTACTGGTGAGATTTTCTCGATGGCGATGAACCGGATGGGGTACCATCTGTATAGCTACCGTCACTTCTCTTCCCGTATTAAGGGTGGACACACGAACAATAAAATTCGCGTGAGCACAACGCCAATGCGTGCGATCTCTGACGATCTGGACATTCTCGTAGCGTTTGACCAAGAGACGATCGATTTCAACGCGCATGAGTTGCGTGAAGGCGGTATCATTATCGCGGATGCGAAATTTAATCCAAAGTTGCCGGACGGCTTGAAGCCAGTTCGCTTCTTCACTGTACCACTGACTGAGATCGCTGATGAGCTGGGAACTTCCCTGATGAAAAACATGGTGTCGATTGGTGCGTCCAGTGCCATCCTCGGCATTGCAGTGGAAAGCTACCGTCCCATCGTTGAAGATATGTTCCTCCGCAAGGGCGAAAAAGTGGTTGAAAAGAATATGGATGCCATTCGCCGCGGTTTTGATTATGTAAATGAATTGACTGGTGGTCAACTGCCAGAGTTCCAAATGGAAAAGGCTGATCCACAAAAACAACTGTTCCTCATCGGTAACGATGCGATCGCTCTGGGTGCTGTAGCAGCAGGCTGCCGTTTCATGCCAGCTTACCCGATCACACCTGCTTCCGAGGTAATGGAATACTTGATTAAAAAGCTGCCTAAATTGGGCGGTACTGTTATCCAAACAGAAGACGAGATTGCTGCTATTACGATGGCAATCGGTGCTAACTTCGCGGGTGCTCGTTCCTTGACTGCTTCTGCAGGTCCTGGTCTGTCCCTGATGATGGAAGCAATTGGTCTGGCTGGTATCACGGAACAACCAGTTGTAATCGTGAACACGCAGCGTGGTGGCCCATCTACCGGTATGCCTACCAAAATCGAGCAATCTGATGTGAATGCTATGATTTATGGTACACACGGTGACATTCCAAAAGTAGTTATCGCGCCAAGCACAGTAGAAGAGTGCTTCTACGATGCAGTTGAAGCGTTTAACATTGCGGAAGAATACCAACTGCCTGTTATCCTGATGACTGACTTGACTCTGTCTTTGGGTAAACAAACAGTGACTCCATTTGACTACAGCAAAGTAGAAATCCGCCGCGGAAAACTGCTTGCTGGACAAGAATTGCCAGAAAAAGAGCAAAACGACCTGTTCAAACGTTATGAAGTAACAGAAGACGGCGTTTCTCCTCGTGTTATTCCTGGCCAAAAATACGGTCTGCACCATGTAACTGGTGTTGAGCATGATCAAACTGGTCGTCCATCTGAGAATGCTGCAAACCGTATTCAACAAATGGATAAACGTATGCGCAAAATGGAAGGCGTACTGAAAAACTTCAAAAACGCTGTAACAGCAGATGCTCCTCACGCTGATGCGGATGTTCTGGTTGTGGGTATCAACTCTACAATTGGTACGATTCAAGAAGCAAAAGCTCGTCTGGAACAAGAGGGAATCAAAGTAAACCATGCACAAATCCGTTTGCTGCATCCGTTCCCTACCGAAGAAATCAAAGCACTCGTGGACAAAGCGAAGAAAGTCGTTGTTGTTGAGCACAACATCCAAGCGCAAGTAACAAACCTGCTCAAACAAAACGTTGGAAACGCTGAAAAAATCGAGTCCGTGCTGAAATATGATGGTAACCCATTCCTGCCGAAGGAAATCTATGCTGAAGTAAAGGAGCTGGTAAAACATGGCGACTATGAAAGAGTTTCGAAATAATGTAAAGCCAAACTGGTGCCCAGGCTGTGGTGACTTCTCCATCCAGGCGGCTATTCAACGCGCCGCAGCGAACGTAGGTCTGGAACCTGAAAATCTGGCTCTCGTTTCTGGTATCGGATGCTCTGGTCGTATTTCCGGCTACATCAACTGCTATGGTTTCCACGGTATTCACGGACGTTCCCTGCCAATCGCACAAGGTGTGAAAATGGCGAACCGCGAGCTGACAGTTATCGCAGCTGGTGGAGACGGGGATGGTTTTGCGATCGGTATGGGCCATACTGTACACGCAATCCGTCGTAATATGAACGTTACGTACATCGTAATGGATAACCAAATCTACGGTCTGACAAAAGGTCAAACCTCCCCGCGTTCCGCGACTGGTTTCGTGACTAAGTCTACACCGGCAGGTTCCATCGAGTCCTCCATTTCTCCAGTTGAACTGGCGCTGTCTGTAGGTGCGACTTTCGTTGCTCAATCCTTCTCCAGCGATCTGAAGGGCTTGACTGAACTGATCGAAAAAGGTATCCAACACGAAGGCTTCTCCTTGATCAACGTATTCAGCCCTTGTGTAACCTACAACAAGGTAAATACGTACGACTGGTTCAAAGAGAACATCGTACCAGTAGACACAATCGAAGGATACGATCCACATGACCGTATCAAAGCAATGTCTACTTCCATGCAATACAAAGGCCTGATTACAGGTCTGATCTACCAAAACACTGAGCAAAAACCTTATGAAGCTCTCGTAAATGGCTTCAAAGAAGAAGGTTTGGTTAACCAAGACATTCGCTTGTCTGAAGAAGACTTCGAAAAATTGGTTAAAGAATTTGCTTAAGTTTGATAGAGTGAAAAACCTCTCCTTAACGGGAGAGGTTTTTTTATTACATGCGATCGCGCCACTGCCTGTACACGAGCATGACAAGGAAAAAGACAACCAATTGACCAAAGAGTGGATACAGGAAACGGAGAAGCGAGCTAAACCCGATAAAACTGATCAAATAACAAATTAGCAGAATCCCGAGTAAAATAGTCGGACCTCGAAGGGGGGTAACTTGTCTAATCTGTTGGGCTAGACCAAAAACGTTGGCAACAAGAGTCGAGAAAATTTCGGCGTACACCAATAGGGAGAACAAAAAGGGAATAGTTGGCCCCAAGCCTTGCAGCACAGCGATCATGGGCATTTCCGCGTGATGGATTCCCGGCATTTTTACAGACAGAGAAGCGTAAGCGAGCATGAGCAGAAGGCCTATTCCCAGCCCTCCTAGGATTCCCCCTAGGATAAGAGG from the Brevibacillus brevis genome contains:
- a CDS encoding 2-oxoacid:ferredoxin oxidoreductase subunit beta produces the protein MATMKEFRNNVKPNWCPGCGDFSIQAAIQRAAANVGLEPENLALVSGIGCSGRISGYINCYGFHGIHGRSLPIAQGVKMANRELTVIAAGGDGDGFAIGMGHTVHAIRRNMNVTYIVMDNQIYGLTKGQTSPRSATGFVTKSTPAGSIESSISPVELALSVGATFVAQSFSSDLKGLTELIEKGIQHEGFSLINVFSPCVTYNKVNTYDWFKENIVPVDTIEGYDPHDRIKAMSTSMQYKGLITGLIYQNTEQKPYEALVNGFKEEGLVNQDIRLSEEDFEKLVKEFA
- a CDS encoding 2-oxoacid:acceptor oxidoreductase subunit alpha — protein: MISQLSWKVGGQQGEGIESTGEIFSMAMNRMGYHLYSYRHFSSRIKGGHTNNKIRVSTTPMRAISDDLDILVAFDQETIDFNAHELREGGIIIADAKFNPKLPDGLKPVRFFTVPLTEIADELGTSLMKNMVSIGASSAILGIAVESYRPIVEDMFLRKGEKVVEKNMDAIRRGFDYVNELTGGQLPEFQMEKADPQKQLFLIGNDAIALGAVAAGCRFMPAYPITPASEVMEYLIKKLPKLGGTVIQTEDEIAAITMAIGANFAGARSLTASAGPGLSLMMEAIGLAGITEQPVVIVNTQRGGPSTGMPTKIEQSDVNAMIYGTHGDIPKVVIAPSTVEECFYDAVEAFNIAEEYQLPVILMTDLTLSLGKQTVTPFDYSKVEIRRGKLLAGQELPEKEQNDLFKRYEVTEDGVSPRVIPGQKYGLHHVTGVEHDQTGRPSENAANRIQQMDKRMRKMEGVLKNFKNAVTADAPHADADVLVVGINSTIGTIQEAKARLEQEGIKVNHAQIRLLHPFPTEEIKALVDKAKKVVVVEHNIQAQVTNLLKQNVGNAEKIESVLKYDGNPFLPKEIYAEVKELVKHGDYERVSK